The Cucurbita pepo subsp. pepo cultivar mu-cu-16 chromosome LG18, ASM280686v2, whole genome shotgun sequence nucleotide sequence CATAGGTTTGgacaaaaagttaaataatggggtaagaaaacaatatataaaattttgcaaGTCTCGCActtcaaattcataaatagtaccaaaaatagaaatagtGGACTTTACTCCGAGAAGAGAAAGGATGATTTCCCAACCAGTTAGTACGACCATAATAGGACAAGAAGTAATACATGAGACAATAGATCACCTGTAATAAGAAAGTGATAGATACTTCATACATGGCTTAACGATAGATACACCATTAGAAAACGATAGACACCAAgggttctttttcttgaaaatccGCTTTCCTCAGTGTTCTTTCTCTTGCAAATCTGTTTTCCTCCATATCTCAAAGCCTAGTGGTATGAAAGATCTTTCGGTGCATTTGATTAGAAGTTTAAGATATACAGAAAGTTAAGTTCTATTTGGGGACTCTTTGTTATAGGAGACTTAATACGGCAGATAGAatccaaagaaaattttctaattggGCATAAAGAGAGGAATGACAACAACCATTTCGGAGCCAGTTTGAAATCTTCAGCCTAAATGGAAAATAATTCTTTAGAACTTCAACATCATATCGATGTATAGCTATcgtaactaaataaataagatgCAAAATGAAGCTACAATtagttgatatgaaccacCAGAAACAAATTGGTAGCGTACACAACACCATAAACTTACATTTAAAACCTTTTGCTTCAAAAGTATAGTATGGAAGAGAAATAGGAACGCAGAGAAGGGACGTAAGTCAGAAACCAATCCAGGATGAAGAAATAAGCCAAGTATAACACAAGAAATATGATGGAATGTTGCACACTAATTTCTTAGGAGTGATACCACAACTGAAACGAGCATGTAAAGGAAACGGGCAAACCTGGAAGGAGCTTGTCCCAACTAAGCATATCCTCCAAAATCGCTTCACACTCCTTGGTGTCCTTCAGAATCCCATGCTTAATGCCATCCTCAACAAGCTCATCCCATTTTTTGTCATCCATGTTGAAGTATTCGttctttaccatttttttcataaCTATATCCCTAGTATTATAAAGATCGTCAATCTCTTCATCTGTCTCATACAATTCTTCAAAATCAGATTCAAACTCTTTGTCCTTGACGTCATCCAATGGCTGCATTTGTAGTTCTTCAACAAGTTCATCATCCGTTTCTTCATGCTTTCCAACCAGTTTCCTCCGAAGAATAGCTTCAAGAATTGATGGAAGTGCCTCCTCGTCACCTTTGAAGTACTTATCTATCCGCATTTTCAATTCTGAGGGCAGAAATTTTATGGATCAAATGGAAAACATTATAATTTGGAACTCCCATGATTCGTATTAAAGTCGCATtgaacaaaaccctaatttaccACGGCACCAACGTcagacccaaaaaaaattctaagcAAATATAACAAGCTCAGACATGAAttacagaaaaaaaatgaaaactcaaATGTCAGTCAATCTCGAATTCGACTCGTTATATCATATAGAAAACTCAAGTCAAAACTGTTTGTACTGTGTAATGATGTGCAAGCTCTTGAATGAGATGACTACTTTTCAGATGCAGACGCCAGTTAAACAAAATCAGCTTGATCTAAGCATTTAACGTTATAACCTATCATTCCCCTCACGCAAGCAAGCCTTTCGACTTTATAAATACTAAAGtgcaatacaaagaaaaactataaatttcaCGTTCGCATTACATTGCTTAGTTCAATCGCAGAAATCAATCGCCAAACAGAACGTTCTCATGGAAAGAATACCTTTATTGCTCACATCTTGGACGTCCAAAGATATCTCTTTCTTCTGAGTGGGCACCAAATTCGCCTCGGAAACACTTCCTGAATCTTCCTTTGGCGGCAAATCGTTCTCGGAGGAGAAGAGCCTGAATTGAGACGTCGCCGGGGCTGAGAGCAAGCGTGGAGGAACGGCATTGGACCTGTAAGTGGGAGAATTAAGGAGATGACTGCGAGCTCTGAGAGAGACGTTTCTCAATAGTGACCAATTCATGGCTTTCCTCTAGGGTTTAAGGTTGTTCTGGTTCCAAAAGAGAGGCTTTTGCAGCGACTTCAGGCGCGGGACGCCGTTTAACCCTTTCAGAGCTTATTATTccgaaaataacaaaattatataatcttatatttttcatttttcttattttataaaattaatggaaaTTTTGTTTAAGAGAACGAGAGTAATACCTGTGCATAATTGGGCAAATTACCATTTTAGACCCTATCGAAACCGTTTAacttttaaagttattatCATTGAGTCACTGATAAGTTTTTTCTAACTCGATGAAGTAGTTATTATCTATGTAATTAAAGAAGCTATAGAAGTTCATCACCACGGGTCAGGTCCCAGCACATGGGAGATTaattcaacaacaaaaatcGTGAATTAAGGGAAGAGAAGAACATTACCAAAAATTTGAAGTCATCGCAACCGAAGCACAAATAGCAACCTAACTTAATATGTCATAATTGAGAAATGTCTCGTGGAAAGTTaaggattttaattttgaggatATATAAAGCCATGAAAAATGAAGTACAGTGATTGTTTGTacagtgattcaaatctcaaacaaatattcttgtcttgagatatttgagcAACAAAGTAATCCGAGTCTTACTTCTCTTGTAGTGAGCGAGTCACCACGACCCTAGAACTCCTTTCCCCACGTGCTCAACAACGATATCACTTCAGCTTTCTTCTGTGTCCATATGACTATACATGTTGGGCAAGAAACTGTTGGGTCTAAACTAGTGAGAATGTCAAAAACAAAGTAACCTTTCAGAATAAGCATCTGGTTTGCCAATGGAAAAGAACACTGATTCTCCATTGTTGGATGGGGAAGAATATGGTTCCTTATTCAATCCAGAATGGCCCATATTCGGAAACATAAAATGCTAGAACTATAATCTTTAATCTATACTTTGTGTGAATCTAAAACAGATACCTTACATCAAATCTTACGTAATATACATACAAATTTGTACTCCTTCAAGTTCACAAAAGACCACACTGAAGACCGTATCGATGCAACGACAATGACAAACGACGACGACTCTCACAAGTTTCCTTCAAGCTCACAAAAGACCATACTAAAGACCATATCGATGCAACGACGACAAACGATGACTCTCACAAGTTTCCAAGGGCAGTGTATAATGCTATAGGCAACATTCATCTTGATTGCCATTACTTTCCATATTGCTTTTGCCCTCCCATGTCATAGTTTTATTACTCCCTCCCCCATTTTCCACATGATTTTTGGCCAGTTGGTgtgaatatttttcttaactGCCTCCATGCAGTGTACTCCCCaaaagaacaaaccacccAAAACCAAAATGTATCCTTACCGGTATTGAGTGCAGGTCGAATAGTCGATAAGAGCACGAGTTTGTTATTTTGGTAGTTCGAGTGGGCAGAATGGAAGTAGAGACATGCTTTCAGTCATTTCTTATCATCTCCAGTATGTCATATTCGATGCAAAGAACTGAAAATCAGGTTGATTGACCTGAAGGCGCCTCAGCCACTTCTCTGCCGCCTGCATGAGGGAATTTGCCATTTGATGCTCTTTGACACAATTTTGCGCCCATATTGAGCCTTTCAGCTTATAAGAAGCCAATCCAAAGACAGGCAAGGAGACCTTTGGGATACCATCGTTGTCATTTGGATATATCATTGCTGGTGCCTGACCATGTCCATTACCTGTGAAGCAAAGAAAACGATCAACACTTGCAGAAAACAAGCCAAACCAACGATCTTTGAACAACATTGACAAAAGTAGATTGTTGTAGACAATGGTGGCTAGTGACAAAGACAGGCTCAAGAACGTAAGTGCTCTGgatgaagaaggaaaatagatagtattttcttacattttgaaacaaatgtaTGTCCGAATTAAGAATGTTGAGTCAAGACTCATAGTAGAAATAAGTGGCTAGAGACGAGCACAAATGCAATGAATAAGCTCcaaaatgaacacaaaataGGAAAAATTACTTGAATTCTTGAATAAACTTTTACCTGCGGACACAGATGAAGGATGAACACAAATGCCTTAATGGAGATATCGTACACAATCCATGATTTAACACTATAAATCTCCATATATGTAAACGCCAATGAATTTATCGGTCAGTTCGAACTTGAGAAGAAATAAAACTTCATTgatccccccccccccccccNAAAGATACACGAGCAATACTATCTCTACTAATCTGTCAGATAATGACATGTAAATAACAATGTTTGTATGAGACTGAAATGTCGGAAGAACTCTGGCTACGATTGCTCGTGACAAAACGAAATTAACGGGTTTATTCAGTTGACAAAACGAGTAAATGGGGCCTAGAGAACGTAAATCTTGAAGATTACCAAAGACTACAGGCACAAACCAGAAGAAAACTAAGAATGCCATAGTACCTCTTATGGGTGTGGAAAGGGAATGATATGTTAGGAAGCAAGCATCCAAATCCTTCAATGTGGGACCAGTGGGTATACGGTATATTGGGTACCTACAATTCCAGTGGATGAATGAATATCATGTTCTACAAAACTAGAAATTACACTGAATCTGCAAATATTTACCATGCTACAGAGATCCAACTGGCTGGCAGGATATCACAACTTCTTAAAGTTTTCAAACCAGGAAATTGGTAAGCAAGATCAAATATCTGTCATAACATAAACCGTACGAGTAAACGAATACGGTTCTCGAAATCGCAAAACGTGTAAGAATATAACTACTAAAAGAACTAATAAGAAACCACTAACTTTATCAGCCAACGGTACACGTTGATAAGGAAGATCTTGCTCCAGAAACTGAAAGAGCAAACCACTCCGAGGATATTCTGCATCCCCATCGTCACTCGAAAAACCTTCTTGTCTTGTGCTATGTTCATCTCTTAAAGACGTCTTTCTCATTGTAATAGCGCTTTCACAAGCTAAATGGTGATGAACCCACTGTTCTCTGGATAAGTTACAGCTTTTACCAAATTCATAGTCAATGCTTCCCTCGCTGCTTGTATCTCTAGAAGAGTCAAGATCACTGTCCTCATTAGCCAGCCTACCATTATAAAGAAACATTAATTAGAAGGAAATTTTCACCTTCAGAGTAAAATCAATGTTCTAAAACTTCATGATCACATATAAAAGATTAGAAACAAGTACTAATATGAATTAACATATTCCAAACACAGATCAAGTACCTGGACTTAGAATCTGATCTCAATGCAGCAGATTCGCCATATATTTGAATACCAGACAAATATGGAACGTAATATTGAACAACAGAGTCACCTCCATTGAGTACTAAAGGAACTCCAGCGCCGTATGCACTCCACTCCTTGAAAGACTCCCACAGATCATTCAGAACGAAGTAAGGTTGAAATTCAATATCACAAGTCCTCCAACCCCTCATAGTTGTCTGGAAAGAATACAAGATTACAAGTTCATATCGCCCAAATTCATAGCAATGAAAACCATTAAAGGGCTACAAGAAATCAAACTAAGATTATGATCCTAACTTGGTTATTAACTCAAATTTCATCAGCAATCAATCAAAAGCTTATATGTGATGAACTTTCTTCGATTCTAACATTTACCTTAGAGAAGTACTGCGCTGGAACTGAAGGCTTTGTGGCGTCCAAGAATCTCTCTAAGTTGCTCTTAGACTGAGGAGTTAGTGGCTTAGAAGGCGTTGTAGTAGAAGCCACAACTTTACTCGATGGAGTCTCAGTTTCATCGGTCTTGGTAGGTCTCCTCGATGGCTTTTGCTGATTATAACTCTTCCGTGCCCTCACCGGAATATAAAACCGATCCTCACCTTTGATTCCCCCAAACTGCAACGCAGTTCCCAACATTTCTATATCTAAACCAAAAGAACGACAATAAAGAAGAATCCTCCGTTGAGTATCAACGGAAAACGGAGGAAATTACACAGATTATAATCGGTAACCCCAAAGCTCTCTACCTTGTTCACTAAactgagaagaaaaaaaaaaaaactcaaccaACCAGAATCAAAGGAAATATCGATTTCTTTAAGCTCCCAAGTAGCATAAAGCCGACGAAATGACGATTAAAAGAAATAGTATGCAGATTCTTTAAACTCagctttcttcttccaaaaaATTACTCGAAATATCTCTCAAGAACACTGAATTGAATGGAGGATGCTAGCAAAACAATATCAGATCAGAGAGAAATCAATACCACAGAGGGTTTCCAAATCGATTAAATGAAGAAGAGAACTGaaaatcaattcaaaaacTTCGCAGCAAAGATTTGAAGAATGCACGCAATGAATGACCAAAATGCGTTTTGTGTGAATTAAGAAACCACGCGAGAAGGAAAACgcagaaagaaagagagaaagagagaggaagaagctTGAACCAGAGAGTGTGttctaaaagaagaagatgacattataataataataataataataataataataataataataataaaataataattatagcaaaaatgtagaaattctatttaattaattaaaccaaACTTCATGGGTTCTTTTGcaataaaatttattccattgggtaaatatgtaaataatGAACAATTCTCGGGCGACaatgtaaattaatttaaatgggGACTGGTCAGCTCATCCATTCGTGAAGTCATAGAAGCTTTGCCAGGTTGGCACGTGAAAATGTGGTAGGTATGACACGTGCAATCCACGAGTAG carries:
- the LOC111780645 gene encoding uncharacterized protein LOC111780645, with the translated sequence MNWSLLRNVSLRARSHLLNSPTYRSNAVPPRLLSAPATSQFRLFSSENDLPPKEDSGSVSEANLVPTQKKEISLDVQDVSNKELKMRIDKYFKGDEEALPSILEAILRRKLVGKHEETDDELVEELQMQPLDDVKDKEFESDFEELYETDEEIDDLYNTRDIVMKKMVKNEYFNMDDKKWDELVEDGIKHGILKDTKECEAILEDMLSWDKLLPDDMKKKVEAKFNELGDLCEKGELEPEDAYNLFKEFEDQMVMEYGKMMEAEGPPKFDETDVPDNKKDLDDPPGEGPILRWQTRVVFAPGGDAWHPKNRKVKLSVTVKELGLSKYQFRRLRELVGKRYHPGKNELTITSERFEHREENRKDCLRTLFSLIEEAGKANKLVEDARTSYVKERLRANPQFMERLRAKKMGSQVSSSPLPA
- the LOC111780081 gene encoding uncharacterized protein LOC111780081, translated to MLGTALQFGGIKGEDRFYIPVRARKSYNQQKPSRRPTKTDETETPSSKVVASTTTPSKPLTPQSKSNLERFLDATKPSVPAQYFSKTTMRGWRTCDIEFQPYFVLNDLWESFKEWSAYGAGVPLVLNGGDSVVQYYVPYLSGIQIYGESAALRSDSKSRLANEDSDLDSSRDTSSEGSIDYEFGKSCNLSREQWVHHHLACESAITMRKTSLRDEHSTRQEGFSSDDGDAEYPRSGLLFQFLEQDLPYQRVPLADKIFDLAYQFPGLKTLRSCDILPASWISVAWYPIYRIPTGPTLKDLDACFLTYHSLSTPIRGNGHGQAPAMIYPNDNDGIPKVSLPVFGLASYKLKGSIWAQNCVKEHQMANSLMQAAEKWLRRLQVNQPDFQFFASNMTYWR